From a single Paenibacillus sp. FSL R5-0345 genomic region:
- a CDS encoding 2-isopropylmalate synthase: MIIPVKKRIQIFDTTLRDGEQAPGASLTPEQKILLAYKLADLGVDVMEPGFPISSPGDFAAVQTISRKVRNVEICGFARAVKGDIDAAVRATQDAERRRIHLFISSSDIHLQHQLRMSRAEVVAKAREMTAYARQFSDVVEFTAMDAARTGIDDLIEMVEAVIEEGASIINLPDTVGYALPHEYGEMFRRVRLGARGGDKVSYSAHCHNDLGLAVANSLAAIDGGATQIEVTVNGVGERTGNCALEELVMALETRGDAIGAETGIVLDKLYDTSRMISGAMHFPIAYNKPVVGRNAFQHESGIHQDGLLKDRSTYEIMDPERLGIPRSMIILGKHSGRHALKDRAAKYGITLEPAELDALYESFKETADRQKVVSDDQLLQMVSTTTGQQAQVYELGEVQVLAGSAQRRVAAVTVRHLKSGQETSHTSTGDGPLEAIIAAIGQGITEDIDFAGLELHSLGSGENAQAEAAVMVEWEGLKFRGTATHQDIIMAAGIAYIAACNAALLSTQIV, encoded by the coding sequence ATGATTATTCCAGTAAAGAAACGTATACAAATTTTCGATACGACTCTGCGAGACGGTGAACAGGCTCCGGGCGCAAGTCTGACCCCAGAGCAAAAAATACTGCTGGCCTATAAGCTCGCAGATCTGGGTGTTGATGTGATGGAACCTGGATTCCCGATATCGAGCCCTGGTGATTTTGCAGCAGTACAGACGATTTCACGTAAGGTGCGAAATGTGGAAATTTGCGGTTTTGCACGGGCGGTTAAAGGGGATATTGACGCGGCAGTCCGGGCAACCCAAGATGCTGAACGGCGGCGGATTCACCTGTTCATCTCCTCTTCTGATATTCATTTGCAGCATCAATTGCGTATGAGCAGAGCTGAAGTCGTAGCCAAAGCCCGCGAGATGACGGCTTACGCGCGTCAATTCTCTGATGTCGTTGAATTCACGGCGATGGATGCTGCGCGAACAGGAATCGATGATCTGATTGAAATGGTTGAAGCTGTCATTGAGGAAGGCGCTTCTATTATCAATCTGCCCGATACGGTCGGTTACGCCTTGCCACATGAATACGGGGAAATGTTCCGACGAGTGCGGCTGGGAGCAAGAGGCGGGGACAAAGTAAGCTATAGTGCCCACTGTCACAATGATTTGGGGCTGGCTGTAGCCAACAGTCTGGCGGCGATTGATGGAGGCGCGACACAGATCGAAGTCACTGTGAACGGAGTAGGTGAGCGTACCGGGAACTGTGCACTAGAAGAGCTTGTGATGGCGCTCGAAACCCGCGGGGATGCGATTGGGGCAGAGACAGGCATTGTGCTAGATAAGTTGTACGATACTTCACGGATGATCAGCGGGGCAATGCATTTTCCAATCGCCTATAACAAGCCAGTCGTTGGAAGAAATGCTTTCCAGCATGAGTCAGGGATTCATCAGGACGGTTTGCTGAAGGATCGCAGCACCTATGAGATCATGGATCCGGAACGGCTGGGCATCCCACGTAGCATGATCATTCTGGGCAAGCATTCTGGCAGACATGCGCTGAAGGACCGGGCGGCGAAGTATGGCATTACGCTTGAGCCTGCGGAGCTGGATGCATTGTATGAATCGTTTAAAGAGACGGCTGACCGTCAAAAGGTTGTCAGTGATGACCAACTGCTGCAAATGGTAAGCACTACTACTGGACAACAAGCTCAGGTTTATGAATTGGGCGAGGTTCAGGTATTGGCAGGTAGCGCCCAGCGCCGGGTGGCCGCTGTTACGGTTCGCCATTTGAAATCTGGACAGGAAACTTCACATACTAGTACTGGGGATGGTCCGCTTGAGGCCATTATCGCTGCTATTGGCCAAGGGATAACAGAGGACATAGATTTTGCGGGACTTGAACTGCATTCACTTGGAAGTGGAGAGAATGCCCAAGCGGAAGCGGCTGTGATGGTAGAGTGGGAAGGTCTTAAATTTAGAGGCACAGCTACGCATCAAGATATTATCATGGCAGCAGGAATTGCTTACATTGCAGCCTGTAACGCTGCGCTGCTCTCTACACAAATTGTTTAA
- a CDS encoding ABC-F family ATP-binding cassette domain-containing protein, with the protein MLLQATGITKSYGIQNVLDGISLQVNEKERVGLVGVNGAGKSTFLQILAGEMSYDSGQIHKSKETTIGYLAQNSGLQSDKTIHEEMMAVFAPLIEAEAELREMEVSIADPKLAEDPKRYEELLERYARRSDWFKDHGGYEMNTRIRSVLHGMGFGEFPPDTPIATLSGGQKTRLALARILLQAPDLLMLDEPTNHLDIETLTWLEDYLRSYAGGILVVSHDRYFLDRLVTTIVEIERHQSRRYTGNYSRYVDLKAAEYEARMKQYEKQQDEISRMEDFVQKNIVRASTTKRAQSRRKALEKMDRIDRPMGDLKKASFSFEPDFMSGKEVLQVRNVAVSFNDGPPLFKDASFELRRGETAALIGPNGIGKSTLLQCMTGTREPSAGTVNWGTKVKVAYYDQEQTRLNPKNTVMEELWSEYPMIEEARIRTILGNFLFSGEDVLKKISALSGGEKARVALSKLMLRGANMLILDEPTNHLDLVSREVLESALIDFEGTLLFISHDRYFLNKMAERVLELHPEGIDQYLGNYDDYIEKKRELEEIAKDAAELASKNVNKDAAVPEKSTVSSFEADKQAKREERNRKRRIAELEEGIASLEESIAFIENEMTKPEVYQDYLALQGYEEDLKNKKTQLTDLFNEWEILADE; encoded by the coding sequence ATGCTTCTTCAAGCGACAGGAATTACAAAATCATATGGTATACAGAACGTACTAGACGGCATAAGCCTCCAGGTAAATGAAAAGGAACGTGTTGGACTCGTAGGTGTTAATGGTGCCGGAAAATCAACTTTTCTACAAATTCTGGCTGGTGAAATGTCCTACGACAGCGGTCAAATTCATAAATCAAAAGAAACTACAATCGGGTACTTAGCCCAAAATAGCGGACTTCAATCCGACAAAACCATTCATGAAGAGATGATGGCCGTTTTCGCACCGTTAATCGAAGCCGAGGCTGAGCTAAGAGAGATGGAAGTAAGCATTGCTGATCCTAAGCTGGCAGAAGACCCAAAACGGTACGAAGAGCTGCTCGAACGATATGCCCGCCGATCAGATTGGTTCAAGGATCACGGTGGTTATGAAATGAATACACGAATCCGAAGTGTCCTGCACGGCATGGGCTTCGGCGAGTTCCCACCGGATACACCCATCGCCACACTTAGTGGTGGCCAGAAGACTCGGCTCGCATTAGCCCGCATTTTGCTTCAGGCTCCCGATCTTCTAATGCTGGATGAGCCTACGAACCATCTGGATATTGAAACATTAACTTGGCTTGAGGATTATCTTCGCAGTTATGCTGGCGGAATTCTGGTTGTTTCTCATGACCGTTATTTCCTGGACCGGCTTGTGACTACTATTGTAGAGATCGAACGTCATCAATCTCGACGTTATACAGGCAATTACAGCCGGTATGTAGATTTGAAGGCTGCTGAATATGAAGCACGAATGAAACAGTATGAGAAACAGCAGGATGAGATTTCAAGAATGGAAGATTTCGTACAGAAAAACATAGTGCGAGCATCTACCACGAAACGTGCGCAGAGCAGACGCAAAGCGCTTGAGAAGATGGACCGCATAGATCGACCGATGGGCGATCTGAAGAAAGCCAGCTTCTCCTTTGAGCCCGACTTCATGTCTGGTAAAGAAGTGCTGCAAGTTCGAAATGTAGCCGTTTCCTTTAATGATGGTCCACCTTTGTTTAAGGATGCTTCTTTTGAACTGCGGCGTGGAGAAACCGCGGCACTCATCGGTCCCAATGGTATCGGTAAATCTACACTGCTGCAGTGTATGACCGGAACCCGGGAGCCGTCCGCTGGAACCGTGAATTGGGGCACGAAAGTCAAGGTTGCTTATTATGATCAGGAGCAAACACGCCTTAATCCGAAAAATACGGTAATGGAAGAGCTATGGAGTGAATACCCAATGATTGAGGAAGCCAGAATCCGTACAATTCTTGGCAATTTCCTCTTCAGTGGTGAAGATGTTCTTAAGAAGATCTCCGCGCTGAGCGGCGGCGAAAAAGCACGCGTGGCATTATCGAAGCTCATGTTGCGCGGCGCAAATATGCTCATTCTCGATGAGCCAACCAACCATTTAGATTTGGTCAGTCGTGAGGTGCTGGAATCAGCTTTAATCGATTTCGAAGGTACATTGCTCTTCATTTCTCATGACCGTTATTTCCTCAACAAAATGGCTGAACGCGTGCTGGAGCTTCATCCCGAGGGGATCGACCAATACCTTGGTAACTACGATGACTATATCGAGAAAAAACGAGAATTAGAAGAGATAGCGAAAGATGCCGCCGAGTTAGCCTCCAAGAACGTCAACAAGGATGCTGCAGTTCCTGAAAAAAGCACTGTTTCCTCCTTCGAAGCGGATAAGCAAGCCAAGCGTGAAGAGCGTAACCGGAAGCGGCGTATCGCTGAGCTCGAGGAAGGCATTGCCTCACTAGAGGAGTCGATCGCTTTTATAGAAAATGAAATGACTAAACCTGAAGTTTATCAGGATTATTTAGCACTTCAAGGTTATGAAGAGGACCTAAAAAACAAAAAAACGCAGCTTACAGATTTATTTAACGAATGGGAAATCCTTGCTGACGAATAA
- a CDS encoding 5-formyltetrahydrofolate cyclo-ligase encodes MSSKGSVISKIKQQLRTEKTIARNELSSDQKRELSFLVCKHASEWLKTKDIASLMAYVSFRSELDTNALLTQAWKDQRRVLLPRVIPASGAMSVHRVSAWSELEPGAFGIHEPIVSGKDSQEIEVVTLPEVVFVPGLAFDLQGGRLGYGRGYYDRLRATWETEEYAAAKPPVWIGLAYSMQLVPKVPMDEHDAFMDMLITENGIVHCRKGE; translated from the coding sequence ATGTCAAGTAAGGGGTCGGTGATCTCCAAAATAAAGCAACAACTAAGAACTGAGAAGACCATCGCCCGAAACGAGCTCTCCTCGGACCAGAAAAGGGAATTGTCTTTTCTGGTCTGCAAGCATGCATCAGAGTGGCTGAAGACGAAGGACATCGCCTCACTGATGGCTTATGTATCTTTCCGTTCTGAACTCGATACCAACGCGCTTCTTACACAGGCGTGGAAGGATCAGCGCAGGGTACTGCTGCCGCGTGTTATTCCGGCAAGTGGTGCAATGAGTGTTCATAGGGTGAGCGCGTGGAGTGAGCTTGAGCCGGGGGCGTTTGGTATCCATGAACCTATTGTATCCGGCAAAGATTCACAAGAAATTGAAGTTGTTACACTACCCGAGGTTGTGTTTGTTCCGGGGCTGGCTTTTGATCTCCAAGGGGGTAGGCTTGGTTACGGCCGAGGATACTATGATCGATTGCGTGCGACATGGGAGACGGAAGAGTATGCCGCTGCGAAGCCGCCTGTCTGGATCGGGCTAGCCTATAGTATGCAGCTGGTTCCGAAGGTGCCCATGGATGAGCATGATGCCTTTATGGACATGCTGATTACTGAAAATGGCATAGTGCACTGCCGAAAAGGAGAGTGA
- the moaC gene encoding cyclic pyranopterin monophosphate synthase MoaC yields MELTHFNEQGRARMVDVSEKEITKRTAVARSKIKMATETLSAIKEGKISKGDVLAVAQIAGIMAAKKTSDWIPMCHPLPLTGIDISFSDNSEDELYIEATVHTTGKTGVEMEALTAVSASALTVYDMCKALQKDMIIGPTLLVSKSGGKNGDYALEP; encoded by the coding sequence GTGGAATTGACCCATTTTAACGAGCAGGGAAGAGCTCGTATGGTGGATGTGAGTGAGAAGGAGATTACGAAGCGGACAGCTGTCGCGCGGAGTAAGATCAAGATGGCAACGGAGACGCTTAGTGCCATCAAGGAAGGTAAGATCAGTAAAGGAGACGTACTTGCCGTTGCGCAGATCGCTGGGATTATGGCGGCCAAGAAGACGTCTGACTGGATTCCGATGTGCCATCCGCTCCCGCTTACCGGTATTGACATCAGCTTCTCCGATAACAGCGAAGATGAACTTTATATAGAAGCAACAGTCCATACCACCGGAAAGACCGGAGTTGAAATGGAGGCGTTGACCGCTGTTTCTGCCTCAGCATTAACGGTATATGACATGTGCAAGGCTCTTCAGAAGGATATGATTATCGGACCAACGCTATTAGTGTCTAAAAGCGGGGGCAAGAATGGAGATTACGCGCTTGAACCTTGA
- a CDS encoding MogA/MoaB family molybdenum cofactor biosynthesis protein: MAWKTAILTASDKGARGEREDTSAQVIRELVEEELGGEIVEYRIVPDEQDEIIAALIELTDYFQADLVLTTGGTDLAIRDVTPEATRRVIEREVPGLSEAMRSTVMQKNRAVMLFRGICGIRGRTLIVNLPGTPKGVHENLAAIMDQLPEALLMVTGQYRQ; this comes from the coding sequence ATGGCGTGGAAAACAGCAATCCTAACGGCCAGCGATAAAGGGGCCAGGGGCGAACGGGAAGACACGAGCGCCCAGGTTATTCGGGAGCTGGTGGAAGAGGAGCTTGGGGGCGAGATTGTTGAATATCGGATCGTGCCCGATGAACAAGATGAGATTATCGCAGCTTTGATAGAACTGACAGATTATTTTCAGGCGGATCTGGTATTGACGACCGGAGGTACCGATCTAGCAATACGCGATGTGACTCCGGAGGCTACTCGGCGTGTAATCGAGCGGGAAGTACCTGGACTTTCAGAAGCGATGCGAAGTACAGTGATGCAAAAAAACCGTGCGGTGATGCTGTTCCGCGGGATATGCGGCATTCGTGGACGCACGTTGATTGTTAACTTACCGGGTACACCGAAGGGTGTTCATGAGAATTTGGCAGCCATTATGGATCAATTACCGGAAGCGTTACTAATGGTAACTGGCCAATACCGCCAATAA
- a CDS encoding twin-arginine translocase TatA/TatE family subunit, translating to MFSGIGTPGIILLVILALLLFGPNKLPELGRAVGRTFREFKEGAREIIGDTDPVKKSEAPVPTAPQTVAADIPQDKRLPE from the coding sequence ATGTTTAGTGGAATTGGAACTCCGGGTATTATCTTGTTGGTTATACTGGCACTGCTCCTCTTTGGCCCGAATAAACTGCCAGAGTTAGGCCGCGCAGTTGGACGAACCTTCCGTGAATTTAAGGAAGGCGCACGTGAAATCATCGGTGATACTGATCCGGTGAAGAAGAGCGAAGCTCCTGTGCCGACGGCCCCGCAGACGGTCGCTGCAGATATTCCTCAGGACAAACGCCTGCCGGAATAA
- the tatC gene encoding twin-arginine translocase subunit TatC — translation MSLETEEMSVVDHLTELRKRIIYVLIVFILGLVGGLFCAKPIYDYLISTDLAQGFVLHAFSFWDGIGMYMKIAMAVSLVISIPFIAYQLWAFISPGLRPEERSATLRYVPYVFVLFLIGLSFAYYVVFPMALSFTISITRSMGLEETYGIAQYFNFMFSLVLPLALLFELPLLVMFLTKLRVLNPIRLRKMRRYAYFTLVFIAVVITPPDFISDFLVTIPLLILYEFSVFLSAFVYRKQLAADAAREEQYVKSEEE, via the coding sequence ATGTCTCTCGAAACGGAAGAAATGTCGGTGGTGGATCATCTCACCGAGCTGCGTAAACGGATTATTTATGTGCTGATTGTATTTATTCTTGGATTGGTAGGAGGTCTGTTCTGCGCCAAGCCCATTTACGATTATTTAATTAGTACAGATCTAGCACAGGGCTTTGTTCTGCATGCGTTCTCATTCTGGGATGGTATCGGGATGTATATGAAGATCGCGATGGCGGTTTCGCTTGTCATTTCAATCCCTTTTATTGCTTATCAATTGTGGGCTTTTATTAGTCCAGGCCTTCGACCAGAAGAGCGTAGTGCAACATTGCGTTATGTTCCATATGTTTTTGTTCTTTTTTTAATCGGTCTTTCTTTTGCTTATTATGTGGTTTTTCCAATGGCGCTTTCGTTCACGATCTCAATCACCCGGAGTATGGGGCTGGAAGAGACCTACGGAATTGCGCAATATTTTAACTTCATGTTCAGTCTGGTGCTACCTTTAGCGTTGTTGTTTGAGCTTCCGCTGCTGGTGATGTTTCTGACCAAACTGCGGGTTCTTAATCCGATACGCTTGCGTAAAATGCGTCGATACGCCTATTTCACGCTTGTCTTTATCGCCGTAGTCATCACTCCCCCAGATTTCATCTCGGACTTTCTGGTGACAATTCCACTGCTCATTTTGTATGAGTTCAGTGTATTCTTATCTGCATTTGTCTATCGCAAACAGCTTGCTGCAGATGCAGCGAGGGAAGAACAGTATGTTAAGAGTGAGGAAGAGTGA
- the groES gene encoding co-chaperone GroES, which translates to MIKPLGERVLVLPSEQEETTSFGIVLPDSSKEKPQEGTIIAVGSGALKDGVRVALEVKEGDRVLFSKYAGTEIKYEGKEYLIMKESDIHAILD; encoded by the coding sequence ATGATCAAACCTTTAGGTGAACGCGTATTGGTGCTACCGAGCGAGCAGGAGGAAACCACTTCATTCGGGATTGTGCTTCCGGACTCCTCGAAAGAAAAGCCACAAGAAGGAACAATTATTGCAGTAGGCAGCGGAGCTTTGAAAGATGGAGTACGTGTAGCGCTTGAAGTAAAAGAAGGCGACCGTGTTCTTTTCTCAAAATATGCAGGAACAGAAATCAAATACGAAGGCAAAGAATATTTGATTATGAAAGAAAGCGACATTCACGCGATTCTTGACTAA